The DNA segment AACTTATGCAGCAAGTTCTCGCTTGTTATATGCGGATGGAAATGTACAAACTCCGCTTTATGCAAATACTGCATTTGTGTTAAAGCCAGGCAAACCGGTACTATACGTAGGTGTAACAACTGATGTACAACGGGATTATTTCAAAACGATATTTGACAACGCCTTCAAATCTATTAAATAATTTATGATAGATATGCTTTCACGAAGTATGTCATTTACAAGGTAATTACTAATGTGAGTATGGCGGCATTAGAATGATCTATATTATTTTCAATTATATTTTAAAGGAGAATTATTATGAACACAATTCACACAGACAAAGCTCCAGCAGCAGTAGGTCCTTACTCTCAAGCTAAAGTAGTACGCGGTTTATTATTCGCTTCTGGTCAAATTCCACTCGATCCTGCAACTGGTTCCATTGTTGCAAGTGGTATCGTAGAGCAAACTGAACAAGTATGTAAAAACATTGATGCTGTATTGGCTGCAGCAGGTTCTGACTTCTCTGAAGTTATTAAAACTACTTGTTTCTTGGCTGATATTGCTGACTTCAAAGCATTTAACGAAGTGTATGCTAAATATTTCACTTCTAAACCAGCTCGTTCTTGCGTAGCAGTAAAAGACCTTCCATTAGGTGCTTTGGTAGAAGTGGAAATTATTGCGGAAGTATAAGATGGATTATATTTCCTTATTACAATCAGAGATGCGTCCTGCCTTCGGGTGCACTGAGCCAATTGCATTGGCTTATGCGGCTGCGAAGGCAGTCTCTGTTTTAGATGAGTTTCCTAACCATATTCACGCACGATGCAGCGCGAATATTATAAAAAATGTAAAGTCCGTAGTCATTCCTAACTCTGGTGGTCGAAAAGGTCTTCAAGCTGCTACTACGCTTGGCGCCATCGTAGGTCACCCTGAGCGTGAGCTAGAGGTATTAGAATCTGCTACAGATGAAGATCGTAAATGGCTCGGCACATTATTAGATGCCAACTTCTGTACGGTCTCACTCGCTGAAGGTGTAGATAATCTTTATATCGAAATCACTGCTGAAACAGATGAACATACAGCAGTGGTTCGCATTGAAAACGACCATACAAATGTAACCTATGTTGCTGTAGATGGTGAGATTGTGTCTGAAACAATCAATGAAATTAAGAAGGTTGCAAAAACAGAATATGCTATGACCTTTGATAGCATTTACGAATTTTCTAAAACGGCAGATATTTCTGGCATCATTCCTCAAATCAAACAGCAAGTAGAATACAATACAGCTATTTCTCGAGAAGGTTTGTCTAACGATTATGGCTCCAATATTGGCCAGCTCTTGTTGTTGGATGAAGAAAATCCGTCTCTAGAAACGAAATGTAAGGCTCGTGCGGCAGCTGGATCCGATGCGCGTATGAGTGGGTGTCCATTGCCTGTTGTAATTTGCTCTGGCTCTGGTAACCAAGGCTTAACAGTATCGGTACCTATCATTACGACTGCCGAGGAACTTGGTAAAAGTGATGATGAACTTTATCGAGCGCTAGTCTTTGCTAACTTGTTAACACTATACGTTAAATCTGGCATTGGTAAATTGTCCGCATACTGCGGCGTTGTATCTGCTGGTGTTGTAAGTGTAGCAGGTATTGCCTTCTTGAAAGGTGATAGCAAGGATATCATTGAGAATACCTTAGTAAATGGTCTTGCCAGCTTATCCGGTATCGTTTGTGACGGAGCAAAACCATCCTGTGCAGGTAAAATTGCTATCTCCCTTGATGGCGCGTTCATGGGATATAAACAAGCACGCCTTAACAAGAACTACCAAAAAGGCGATGGCCTTGTAGCAT comes from the Veillonella dispar genome and includes:
- a CDS encoding RidA family protein encodes the protein MNTIHTDKAPAAVGPYSQAKVVRGLLFASGQIPLDPATGSIVASGIVEQTEQVCKNIDAVLAAAGSDFSEVIKTTCFLADIADFKAFNEVYAKYFTSKPARSCVAVKDLPLGALVEVEIIAEV
- a CDS encoding serine dehydratase subunit alpha family protein; protein product: MDYISLLQSEMRPAFGCTEPIALAYAAAKAVSVLDEFPNHIHARCSANIIKNVKSVVIPNSGGRKGLQAATTLGAIVGHPERELEVLESATDEDRKWLGTLLDANFCTVSLAEGVDNLYIEITAETDEHTAVVRIENDHTNVTYVAVDGEIVSETINEIKKVAKTEYAMTFDSIYEFSKTADISGIIPQIKQQVEYNTAISREGLSNDYGSNIGQLLLLDEENPSLETKCKARAAAGSDARMSGCPLPVVICSGSGNQGLTVSVPIITTAEELGKSDDELYRALVFANLLTLYVKSGIGKLSAYCGVVSAGVVSVAGIAFLKGDSKDIIENTLVNGLASLSGIVCDGAKPSCAGKIAISLDGAFMGYKQARLNKNYQKGDGLVAYSVDETIRSIGTVAQGMKETDVVILNEMLKH